GCCCCTAATGGCCGCGCATCTTCCTTTTTGGGTATCGCATAGGATGGCGAGTGCTTCGCCTAGACCACATGTTCGGGTTCGGCTCATCAGCCGTCGTGCAACCGTCCCAGTTATTGCACCGAAACGGTGGCTAGCGTCATTCGGCTAATCCAAAAATCGAACAGGCGCGAATCACTGGACAGGCGTTCGTTTTTGCCCAATCGACGAAACACTTTCGAACGAGCCTGCTCGCTTTACTGGCGATTCGCCGGTGCGAAATCGCATTCGCACGTGAAATGTTCGTCGTACCCCGTTGCAGAAGTGGTACTGCGTTAAGAATGAAAGGGGGGTATGCCATAGTCGCAATCCGTGACGCGGAAAGGACTGACGTTGGATCAGCAAACTTCAGTCGCCGTGAACGTTCGGCAACGGAAATGTGAAACGACAACGCAAACGGGAAAAGAGACGAATGGTTTGCAAAATCTGCGAGCAAGGATCTTCGTCCAAGGGCACTGTTGAAAGATGCGATGGCTCGAACGTTACTTCTTACCGTTGACCGTTTTCACGCTGCTGACTGTGAGCGTAGTCGCCGGAGTATCGATGCCGGCGTTTTATGACTGGACGGGAGCGGACCAGAGCCGTCCCGCACCTGCAATCCCGCGCATTGGAATCGGATTGATTGGTGGTACCGCCTGCTTTGCACTGCTGCTCGCCTGGGTTCCGATCGAACAGCGGCGGAGATGGTCGCATTTTAGTGGGGGCCAAACTTCTCTTCGCTGGTTACTGGTTATGACCACGCTAATGGCCGTCGCCTGCATTCCGATCCCATCGCTTCAGTTCGTTTTCAGCTATTCCGTGCTAGCGTTTGCGATCGTTCGCACGGCCTATGTTGCGATCAAGCAACGGTACCTGGGTTGCCTCCTGCTGGCGATGGCCGCGTGTATTTGGGGTCCATTTCTTTGGGCATTTCCAGACGCGCAAATGCTGACTTTGTTTGCCGCCTGCCCCAGCCTGATGGAGTTGATGTGTGCGTCGGCCCTATCGGGACAACACAGCGATCATATCGCCTTTGTCGGTATCTACGTGACGTCGGCGAAACTTCTGTTTGGTACTTGGCTGATTCAGTGGGGGCCGCGGATCGGTCTGGTTTACTGCGTTGTTGTCCTAAACATATCGCTCGCCGGATCCTTTGTTTTGCACGCGTTGATGCGAATGTAGTTTTTTCATCATCGTGTCATTGCAGTCCGCTGGGTGGCCCCCTCACCCTTTGAGAACACGTAAAATCGGGGCACCCCGGTGATGTTGGACTCATGCGTTTTGATCCAAGTCAACTTGTCCCCGGGGCTGGCCACGGTTGTCGCGGCACAATCGAGGCGAAATTCCAACCGGCTCATCCCAGACGCTGTCATTGAGCGCGCGTAGGCTGTCCCGCCGACCGGTTCCCCGCCGGTCTTTCACACCCTCCTTTTATAAGTGATCAAGAGCATGAAACGTTTAACCTCGCAGAGTTCTATTACCAAACGAAATACTGCGCGAACCGGATCCGGCGACACAGCGTTAAACCGCCGTGCCATGATCGGGATGACCGCCGGTTCGATAGCGGCGGCTCGTTTGTCTTCGGCGGCAGAGCATCGCTTTGCGGTCGATGAAGTGAAAACCATTTCGACGCAGCCCGGTCTGTATTGTGGCTGGCCGACGTTGACCCGACGATCCGACGGACAATTGTTGGTTGTTTGGTCTGGGGGGCGAGACAGTCATGTGTGCCCTTTCGGCCGAGTCGACATGATGCGTTCCGATGATGGAGGCGAGTCATGGACATGGCCACGAACCGTCTTTGATAGTGCGACAGACGATCGTGATGCGGGTGTATTGGAAACGACGAAGGGGACGTTGATCGTGACCACGTTCACATCGTTGGCGTATCAACCAAATTACGAGCAGCAAGTCGCCGCCCGACAAACCGGTGAAGGAAGTCGCTGGCCGGACGAACGCTTCGATCGGTGGACCAGAATTCATCGGCGATTGGATGACCGCGAACGCGAGTCAGAACTAGGCCAATGGGCGATTCGATCGACCGACGGAGGACTCACTTGGAGCCCACGATTGCCGACGGTTGTCAACAGCCCCCATGGTCCGATTCAATTGAGCGACGGGCGATTGATATACGCCGGCAAAGAACTCTGGACAGATCAGAAGCGGGTCGGAGTCGCCCAGTCACTTGACGATGGTCAATCGTGGCAGTGGCTAGCGGAAATTCCAACCCGTCCCGATGATCAAGCCAAAGATTACCACGAGCTACATGCCGTTGAATGCGAAAGCGGAAAACTGATCGCGCAGATTCGCAATCACAATCCGATGAACCATCGTGAGACGTTGCAATCGGAATCTACCGACGGCGGCAAGACTTGGACGGCTCCTCGTTCGATCGGCGTTTGGGGGCTGCCGTCGCACTTGCTGCGGTTGCGGGACGGACGCCTGGTGATGAGCTACGGGCATCGTCGCAAACCGCTTGGCGTTCAAGCGCGAGTCAGCGAAGACGAAGGAGAAACTTGGTCGGATGCGATGCCATTATGGGATCAAGCGACCAGCGGTGACCTTGGCTACCCCAGTACCGCACAACTGGACGACGGAACGCTGGTCACCGTCTGGTATGAAAAAATGAAAGATTCTTCGTTGGCTGTTCTACGGCAAGCCAAGTGGACGCTCTAATTCAATCCGCTTCCAACCCCAACCGCGAACGAGCTTCATCCGCCCAGGGTCCATCAGGTGCGAGCTCGATCAATCGCTGCCAGTGCACCAACGCCTCAACGTCGTGCTCGATTCGATCGAGTGTCTTTGCAAGTGTGTAATGAACATCGGCGTAGTCGTCATAAAACGTCAACGCACCACGCAAGGCCGCGACCGCAAGATCGAATTGCCCCAGTTCTGCGAGCACGGCGCCAAGGCTGGCGCGGGCTTCGACAAAATCAGGTTCCAACTCGATCGCCATGTAGTAACGTTCGCGGGCCGCGACAAGATAATTCATCCGGTAGAGCAGTTCGCCGATTTGAAAACAGATGTCCGAGCGAACGCCATCACGAGCCATGATGGCATGATAAATGTCGACGGCCGTTTCAAGGTCGTCTTCGTCCTCGGCGGTGTACGCGTCGATCAGCAACGGATCCGAAACGCTCTCGGACGTTTCCCGTAACATGGGAGGACGATCCGCATCGGCGAATGCCAGCAGGAGCGGTGAATCATCCGCTTCGTCGTGTTGACGGTCTTGATCGATAGGGTTGGCAGCCAATTCGTCTTCACGTTCGAAATCGAAACGCATTTGCCCGCCAGGTTCGATTAAGCCGTCGCCTTGACGCAACAGCACGTCTTTCCCTTGAACCAAGACGCCGAGTTGATCGAGTGGCCGAGTTGAATGCGGAAAGATGCGCACCAGTTCCGCCAATCGTTTTTCGATCGCTTTCCAATCGGCCCCCGAGGCGACCCAACCGGCCAGCCGCTTCGCGGTCGCGACTTCGGCAAAGTCGAAGTAAGGCAGTTTGTGCAGTGTCACGATCGGTCGGATTAATCCACGACGGTGCCAGCGGCGAATCACTCGAACGGATACGCCCAACAAATCGGCAAGCATCGCCGGTGTCCAATAGCGGCGCACCGGCTGTTCCAGCTCGACAAGCCCTAGCCGCTCCCAGAGGTCGGTTTCGTGGATCACCTCGACTTCGCCGCGTCCTGCTGCTTCGATCAAAGCCGGTGGCAATAGATCGGATTCGCTCAGCGGCGGCTGGTCGGCGCCGATCACGATCCAATCGACCAAGTCACCGTAGACTGGCGATTTGCCGCGTGGGAGTTCGACAACTTTGTGTCCGAACGATTCGATAACGTTCGACGCTTGGCGATGATTCATGCTGCCAAACCGACCCACCAATGACATCCGCTTACCTGACAGCGAATCGAAGTCGTCCGGCGGTAGTTCGTCGGTATCTTGAGTGTCGGAAAGATCGTTCGAATGATTCAACGGCGAGAATCGCTGGACGGCGGGGTGACGTTGGCGAGAAAAAAACGCGAGGCTCCGGCGACATCGTTGGAGTCGACGAGTGAGGCGAAAACGGAGTAACGGCGACCGGTCGGCGACCATCGCCAAAGTGGCCAATTATCCAGGTTTTGGTCTAGCTGAGTAGGCTGCCGACGCCAGATCCGGGCGTTGGATCTTCCAAAGGGTGTGAAAGTCCCCCCGGAAGTAAAAAAAAGAGACCGTCCGGAACTATTGCCGGCATTGTCACGTATCATGCCCAGCGCGTTCGGCACCGATCCGTCTGGGGGGATCTACGAGGTCCCCCCGGGATGCGCCGTGTTGACGAATGCTCTACAATACCGGCCCGAATCGTAACGGCGACTTCGACCGAATTTCATCGCACCAAGGCTCTCGGCGTGGCGCATTTCCTGCGGTGCCATACGTCGTCGCGGCGTTCACGTTCATCTTATCGAATCAGTATGCTGCACATCGAGTCACTCACCAAACGGTTCGACCTCGGCGATGAGACGCTGACCGCCGTCGACAACGTTTCTTTCACCATCCACCCTGGAGAAGTGTTCGGGTTGCTTGGTCCCAACGGTGCGGGAAAAACAACCACGATGCGAATGGTGTTGGGTTTACTGGCTCCCGACGGGGGCTGGGCAGAAGTCGAC
Above is a genomic segment from Roseiconus lacunae containing:
- a CDS encoding sialidase family protein translates to MKRLTSQSSITKRNTARTGSGDTALNRRAMIGMTAGSIAAARLSSAAEHRFAVDEVKTISTQPGLYCGWPTLTRRSDGQLLVVWSGGRDSHVCPFGRVDMMRSDDGGESWTWPRTVFDSATDDRDAGVLETTKGTLIVTTFTSLAYQPNYEQQVAARQTGEGSRWPDERFDRWTRIHRRLDDRERESELGQWAIRSTDGGLTWSPRLPTVVNSPHGPIQLSDGRLIYAGKELWTDQKRVGVAQSLDDGQSWQWLAEIPTRPDDQAKDYHELHAVECESGKLIAQIRNHNPMNHRETLQSESTDGGKTWTAPRSIGVWGLPSHLLRLRDGRLVMSYGHRRKPLGVQARVSEDEGETWSDAMPLWDQATSGDLGYPSTAQLDDGTLVTVWYEKMKDSSLAVLRQAKWTL
- a CDS encoding MerR family DNA-binding transcriptional regulator; translated protein: MNHSNDLSDTQDTDELPPDDFDSLSGKRMSLVGRFGSMNHRQASNVIESFGHKVVELPRGKSPVYGDLVDWIVIGADQPPLSESDLLPPALIEAAGRGEVEVIHETDLWERLGLVELEQPVRRYWTPAMLADLLGVSVRVIRRWHRRGLIRPIVTLHKLPYFDFAEVATAKRLAGWVASGADWKAIEKRLAELVRIFPHSTRPLDQLGVLVQGKDVLLRQGDGLIEPGGQMRFDFEREDELAANPIDQDRQHDEADDSPLLLAFADADRPPMLRETSESVSDPLLIDAYTAEDEDDLETAVDIYHAIMARDGVRSDICFQIGELLYRMNYLVAARERYYMAIELEPDFVEARASLGAVLAELGQFDLAVAALRGALTFYDDYADVHYTLAKTLDRIEHDVEALVHWQRLIELAPDGPWADEARSRLGLEAD